The window TACATAAACTGTAGACAGCAAAGCAGCTGAATAGTATGGGAAGCACAATCAAGGCTCACCCACTAATACATCCTTACTATTATGGTGGAAAATCCAGAATGTGACATGGAAATGAGCATGCCAAGGCAGCTGACTACTTGTATAGCAAGACTGCTACAGAAACCAACCGCAGCTGAATAATAATGGGGAACACGAGCAGGGCTCACCCACTAATACATCCTTACTGATATAATGGAAAATCCACAATTGGACATGACAAATAAACATACCAGAGCAGCTGACTGATCGCGTGGCAGGATTACTGCAGGAgacagcccgacggccgtttcgaaaaCCTTCGTCACGGGGCAGTGATGGAGTATGAAAGCACCTGGTATATAACAtgacaggcggccaatcagagacgGACCGCGTAGTGACGTTCACGCTGCCATGACAATGCGGGACGCCGAGCGGCGGCCGCGTCAGCGACACGTGACCAAGGAAATCCCAGACCACGTGACACTTAGTGACGCGACAGGCCAGTCAGCGGACCGCAGCCACGGCACCGTGAACGTACAGCAGCCAACCCAGATCGGGCGCCAGCGATGGTACATAATAATGCTTACAATAACACCAATAATACTAGAAAATACATTAACCCCAATTGTGCATACCTAAACCATAATAATGCCAGGATCCGCATGTAGAAAACATCATATCCATAGATTAGGACCAGACCATAAGAAAAGACATAATCATAGTACACCAAATGATAGTTGTTACAGATCACATCAATTATATGACACAATCAGTACATTTGGACAAAATATGTAATATCACCTCAAATATTTAGACAATTCATTATAATATCGTATAAGGCATCAATACAattttaataatattatcaggAACAAACGATCCATGACTTCATAAGTATTCCTCAAATGACATAAAAGGATTTCATATCCCGAGCATAGGGCATGGTCATAGTCCAATCCAAATGATAATTACTGCAGATCACTGAAAAAGTCATGTGCAAGAAAACATATAATCAGACACCTAGAAAAGAAAATTTAAAATAAAGTTAAAAACAGCACTTTCAACCTAAAAACATCACAAAAAAGAGGAAAAACTATTattttcattgaggccagatggacatGTTGTATTAAGAAtccatatccatctggcctcaagttgTGCCAAGCGCACACTGACCGCACCTCCCCTAGCATCCATATTGAGCATGTCAATACCCCTAACCTTAAGCCCCCTTGCGTCAGAATTATGACATAATTTGAAATGTCTCGGCAAGGTCTTAAGGGTAGGTGCGTCCTCAACTGTTGCAGATGCCAGAATCCCcaacacatgctccctgacccttacCTTAAACTGCCGGGTAGTAAGCCCGACATAAATTTTACCACAAGGGCAAGTTGCGTAATACACAACTGCACAACTAGTGCATGTAATGCGTTGTTTGATAGGGTAAGTTTTCAAGTTGGACGAATCACAAAAGGAGTCAGAGCGCACAATGTTGGGACAAGCTATGCATCCGCCACAGGGGACACACCCACCCCGGACCGCCGGTATAGACTGGCCAAAAATAGTCTGAACAAGAGGGGGTCTATACAGGGACCGAACAAAATGGTCATACAAGTTTTTAGCTCTCCGGATACCAAAGTAGGGCCTATCAGGTAGAATTTTACGTAGAGTGGGATCAGCTCTCAAAATAGACCACGATTTGGATACACACTCCCTCATGGCTGAAAACTGAGCATGATACTGTGTGACAAATCTCACCACCTCGTCACCATGAGGTTTATTTTTCGGATACAGCAACTGATCACGTGTACTATACTTTGCGCGATGGTAGGCGTGCTTAATTGATCTATTACTATAGCCACGTTCTCTAAACATTGTCTTAAGTTTAGTGGCTTGAACCTCAAAATCCTCATTGGTTGAGCACACCCTACGTATCCTCAAAAATTGTCCCACAGGGACAGCATTGAGCATATAGGCAGGATGGGAAGATGAGGCGTGTAGAAATGAATTGGCAGCCGTTGGTTTGCGGAAAAGATCCGTCTGTATAAATCCTGAAGCATCACGCTTCAGGACCACATCGAGAAAGTCAATCCTGTCATGGGAAAAAGAATATGTTAAATGAATATTATactcatttttattaataacagaaaAAAACTCCTTCAATAAATGAGACGGcccctgccagatcaaaaagatgtcgtcaatgtaccgtgcCCAAAAGGGGACACGGTCCATTGACGACAGCCGatccgacaggaagaggtccctctcccacagccccaggaacaagttggcatacgACGGCGCGAAAGCCGCGCCCatcgctgtgccctggagctgcaagtagaaggaccccttaaaaagaaaaaaattatgtgtTAAAGAAAATTCAAGAAGAACCATGACAAGATTGACGATCTCCGATGTAAAATTAGACATATTGATGAAATACCGCACGGCTGCCAATCCATCGCCATGACGAATATTGGTGTACAGAGATTCAACATCTGCACAAACCAACAAGGTATCATCACCTAAATGCATTCCATCCACCCGCTTTAATAGATCCCCAGTATCCTTCAAAAAGGAGGGGAGAGTCTGGACAATGGGCTGGAGGATGGACTCTATCCATTTGTTGACATTCTCAAGGAAACCGTTACATCCAGAAATAATAGGTCGCCCGGGAGGGGTAGAACTAttcttatgtatctttggtaataGATACATAGTCACCACAGATGGTTCATTTACCTGTAGTGCCGAAGCCAGATCAGAGGTGACAACACCGTCATCTGTTGCCCTTTTTAGTATGTTCTTGAGTTGGGCAGAAAAACTAGACAAAGGGTTATATGTTAGTTTTTTATAACAAGCCGAATCAGATAGCTGGCGAAACGCCTCCTTCTCATACATATCTGAAGGCCAAATGACGATGTTGCCGCCCTTATCAGCCGGCTTCAGCACTACATTAGATAAGTGTTTTAGTTCATATAGGCGAGATCGCTCCTCCCGGGTGAGATTATCCTCTCTAGATGTAACATGTGTAGCGATCTCCTTGAAGTTCTCAGACACAATCTGGACAAATAACTCAATATTAGGGCAAGATGCAAAAGATGGGAACCTTTTGGAGCGTGGTTTAATAGAAGAAGGAATCTTACCTTCAACACCAATTGTACTCTCAGCAGATAGCTCCTCTAGGATCCTTATAGCCTCCTGTTCCTGTGCTGAGGGAAACATAGAGTGCAATTGATCATCaaagaagtacttcttgaaaattaAAGAACGGGCAAAGATGTGAAGATCCTTAGTGGCCAAGAACGGATCGAACTTGGCCACAGGGGAAAATGACAACCCCCTCTCCAATAAGGATACATCTGCTGAGGTCAACTGGTGCGTGCTTAAATTAATTACCTTATTGGAACCCCTATGTTGTTTAGGGGGACGTAAAGATGTCTGATACTGGCGAGAATATCCAGCTCCACGTCCGCCACCTCCAAAATGAGCTCCAGATCGTGTCTGAGACATGGATGATATATCTGATTGGTCACTGGTTGAATTCGCAGAAGAAAAGGAAGAGGATCTAACCAAACTATTGTGCGTAGAAGAAGGTCTTCTCCAAAAATATACCATATTCGTGGCAAAATCACGTTGGTCACGATTAAACTTTTTTAATTGAGTATCCTGAATCTTTTTAACTGCCGAATCCAATTTAGCATCCAATGCCTTCTCAAAGTTTTTAAATTTATCCTCCGTGCATTTGCTCTTCAGCAAAGCCTGTTCACTCTCCAGTTCCTTGTCCAGTTTCAGAATATGATCAGTATTATATTTGATCAATAATTGCATTAGGGTGGATGAGCATAAATTACACGCCTCTTCCCATTTTTTAATGAATTCATCATCCTCAACAATGAAGGTAGGGGTCACACGAACCCGAAGTCCACGTGGTATAATTTGCTTAGAGGTGTACCTCTCTAACAATGCTCTACTCCACCATAAGCGTGTGCGCTTAAGTAAATGGAATTGAATGTCAGAAAATAGTTCCTCAGTCTGTTGATCACCACTCGTATTAATACAATCTGAAGTACCGCCATACACTTGCTCCATTTGGTTGAGCCAAGACGTTTCCTTAGCTCTAAAATCCATGTTGATAATCACTAggcctgtgcaaaacacagcaagAGGGAATAACAATGAGTTAAGTGAAAAGTACATAATCACATATATACCATTATGATAATTATGGATTAGACAAATATTTGTTGGACATTCGCTGGAAACcacgaaaagagaagagagaacaaGGCGAACAAGGTCCAATATATGTAAAAAAGTATATTTATTTATGACAATTTAATCAGAACAATGGTACAATCAAGAGCAGCGAATGAGGGCACAAAATAAATTTAAGTGGTGAACAAGTGTCAAAACCTGCAGAAAACACACCAATCATTAAGGATAAAAGAAgggatacagtacaaggacaaatatacacatatatagctgTAGTAACATTATCATATAGCATTACATATAAGAGATAAATCATATACCAAGCCAATTGATAATGGCCACTCATATATGAAATATAATGCTAGCCCAATTGGAAGTTACATATGTATCACACATGCATTAAAGCCGCAGAAAAATAGCAGGAGACCCAATAAGGGCTCACCCAAAAGGTGGGCAAAAAATACCCAAAACCGCACACATACGCGGCATACAGTGCAACTTCCAATGGGAAGATCATATATGTGGCATATAATGCAACTCACAATGGGAACCACATATATATAAGCCTCGTGTGCTGAGCGGCTAACCAATGGTGGAAGACCCCAATAGGGACTAATCCATAAAAAATAAAACATGGACTGACAATGAAAACCGCATATATAGCGTTACACTAGGTGTAAAGTGCACATATATCCCTCATATCCTACATGAACTGTAGACAGCAAAGCAGCTGAATAGTATGGGAAGCACAATCAAGGCTCACCCACTAATACATCCTTACTATTATGGTGGAAAATCCAGAATGTGACATGGAAATGAGCATGCCAAGGCAGCTGACTACTTGTATAGCAAGACTGCTACAGAAACCAACCGCAGCTGAATAATAATGGGGAACACGAGCAGGGCTCACCCACTAATACATCCTTACTGATATAATGGAAAATCCAGAATTGGACATGACAAATAAACATACCAGAGCAGCTGACTGATCGCGTGGCAGGATTACTGCAGGAgacagcccgacggccgtttcgaaaaCCTTCGTCACGGGGCAGTGATGGAGTATGAAAGCACCTGGTATATAACAtgacaggcggccaatcagagacgGACCGCGTAGTGACGTTCACGCTGCCATGACAATGCGGGACGCCGAGCGGCGGCCGCGTCAGCGACACGTGACCAAGGAAATCCCAGACCACGTGACACTTAGTGACGCGACAGGCCAGTCAGCGGACCGCAGCCACGGCACCGTGAACGTACAGCAGCCAACCCAGATCGGGCGCCAGCGATGGTACATAATAATGCTTACAATAACACCAATAATACTAGAAAATACATTAACCCCAATTGTGCATACCTAAACCATAATAATGCCAGGATCCGCATGTAGAAAACATCATATCCATAGATTAGGACCAGACCATAAGAAAAGACATAATCATAGTACACCAAATGATAGTTGTTACAGATCACATCAATTATATGACACAATCAGTACATTTGGACAAAATATGTAATA is drawn from Anomaloglossus baeobatrachus isolate aAnoBae1 chromosome 3, aAnoBae1.hap1, whole genome shotgun sequence and contains these coding sequences:
- the LOC142296507 gene encoding uncharacterized protein LOC142296507 isoform X1; protein product: MYFSLNSLLFPLAVFCTGLVIINMDFRAKETSWLNQMEQVYGGTSDCINTSGDQQTEELFSDIQFHLLKRTRLWWSRALLERYTSKQIIPRGLRVRVTPTFIVEDDEFIKKWEEACNLCSSTLMQLLIKYNTDHILKLDKELESEQALLKSKCTEDKFKNFEKALDAKLDSAVKKIQDTQLKKFNRDQRDFATNMVYFWRRPSSTHNSLVRSSSFSSANSTSDQSDISSMSQTRSGAHFGGGGRGAGYSRQYQTSLRPPKQHRGSNKVINLSTHQLTSADVSLLERGLSFSPVAKFDPFLATKDLHIFARSLIFKKYFFDDQLHSMFPSAQEQEAIRILEELSAESTIGVEGKIPSSIKPRSKRFPSFASCPNIELFVQIVSENFKEIATHVTSREDNLTREERSRLYELKHLSNVVLKPADKGGNIVIWPSDMYEKEAFRQLSDSACYKKLTYNPLSSFSAQLKNILKRATDDGVVTSDLASALQVNEPSVVTMYLLPKIHKNSSTPPGRPIISGCNGFLENVNKWIESILQPIVQTLPSFLKDTGDLLKRVDGMHLGDDTLLVCADVESLYTNIRHGDGLAAVRYFINMSNFTSEIVNLVMVLLEFSLTHNFFLFKGSFYLQLQGTAMGAAFAPSYANLFLGLWERDLFLSDRLSSMDRVPFWARYIDDIFLIWQGPSHLLKEFFSVINKNEYNIHLTYSFSHDRIDFLDVVLKRDASGFIQTDLFRKPTAANSFLHASSSHPAYMLNAVPVGQFLRIRRVCSTNEDFEVQATKLKTMFRERGYSNRSIKHAYHRAKYSTRDQLLYPKNKPHGDEVVRFVTQYHAQFSAMRECVSKSWSILRADPTLRKILPDRPYFGIRRAKNLYDHFVRSLYRPPLVQTIFGQSIPAVRGGCVPCGGCIACPNIVRSDSFCDSSNLKTYPIKQRITCTSCAVVYYATCPCGKIYVGLTTRQFKVRVREHVLGILASATVEDAPTLKTLPRHFKLCHNSDARGLKVRGIDMLNMDARGGAVSVRLAQLEARWIWILNTTCPSGLNENNSFSSFL
- the LOC142296507 gene encoding uncharacterized protein LOC142296507 isoform X2; this encodes MYFSLNSLLFPLAVFCTGLVIINMDFRAKETSWLNQMEQVYGGTSDCINTSGDQQTEELFSDIQFHLLKRTRLWWSRALLERYTSKQIIPRGLRVRVTPTFIVEDDEFIKKWEEACNLCSSTLMQLLIKYNTDHILKLDKELESEQALLKSKCTEDKFKNFEKALDAKLDSAVKKIQDTQLKKFNRDQRDFATNMVYFWRRPSSTHNSLVRSSSFSSANSTSDQSDISSMSQTRSGAHFGGGGRGAGYSRQYQTSLRPPKQHRGSNKVINLSTHQLTSADVSLLERGLSFSPVAKFDPFLATKDLHIFARSLIFKKYFFDDQLHSMFPSAQEQEAIRILEELSAESTIGVEGV